In one window of Allorhodopirellula heiligendammensis DNA:
- the queD gene encoding 6-carboxytetrahydropterin synthase QueD codes for MRRFTFCAGHRLVGHEGKCQNLHGHNYVLEVYVTGQEQDAIGRILDFKQLKTRCKNWIDEHWDHAFVLWDQDENGLAAIRSSQPHRIYELDCNPTAENMAKHFLEEICPKILGDSGAVAFKIRLWESEETYAEVTLG; via the coding sequence ATGCGTCGCTTTACCTTTTGTGCCGGTCACCGACTGGTCGGACACGAAGGGAAATGCCAAAACCTGCACGGGCACAATTACGTCCTCGAAGTCTACGTGACCGGACAGGAACAGGATGCCATCGGGCGCATCCTCGATTTCAAGCAATTGAAAACGCGTTGCAAGAACTGGATTGATGAGCACTGGGATCACGCTTTCGTGTTGTGGGACCAAGACGAAAACGGCCTCGCAGCGATCCGCAGCTCGCAGCCCCATCGTATCTACGAGCTGGACTGCAATCCGACCGCAGAGAACATGGCCAAGCATTTTCTGGAGGAGATCTGCCCCAAAATTTTGGGAGACAGTGGTGCGGTCGCTTTCAAAATCCGTTTGTGGGAGAGCGAAGAGACCTATGCTGAGGTGACCCTGGGCTAA
- the mgtE gene encoding magnesium transporter: MSNSSSPHDLEPAGTDAVPLEANDRPWERLEELADAGDPEPLSEYLDSLTAGDQALALSRTDEAHHQLVLTTLAVEDAAELLRHLSESQAAELVESLPAEEAAAIVYEMPSDEQADLLGDLDDEQAAAILEAWPRADATAARQLAAYSDDVAGGLLVREILRFNRSTTVADVIETLSENADEFRDYDVQYAYLTDENERLVGVVPMRNLLFARRTEPVADIMISDPLSLLDSTPLDDLIEFFDTHHFLGVPIVDTEGRLLGVVHRNAVDYEATRAAENDFLKSQGIIGGEELRTMPLMQRARRRLSWLSINIVLNVGAAGVIAIYQDTLAQVIALAVFLPIISDMSGCSGNQAVAVSMRELSLGLVRPTEMMRVWMKEAAVGLVNGAALGLLVAIVAIIWDGNPYLGLVVGVSLFFNTLIAVSIGGTVPLLLKRLGFDPAVASGPLLTTVTDMCGFFLVLGLATLMLDRLIL, translated from the coding sequence ATGAGCAATTCTTCTTCACCTCACGATCTCGAGCCAGCCGGCACTGATGCAGTCCCGCTCGAAGCTAATGATCGGCCCTGGGAACGACTCGAAGAGCTGGCCGATGCGGGCGATCCCGAACCGCTCTCTGAATACCTTGATAGTCTCACGGCCGGTGATCAAGCGCTCGCACTGAGTCGTACCGACGAGGCCCACCATCAGCTCGTTTTGACGACGTTGGCAGTCGAGGACGCCGCCGAACTGTTGCGGCACTTGAGTGAGAGCCAAGCGGCTGAACTGGTCGAATCATTACCAGCCGAAGAAGCGGCGGCTATCGTCTATGAGATGCCCAGCGACGAGCAGGCAGACTTGCTGGGCGACTTGGACGACGAGCAAGCCGCTGCGATTCTCGAGGCATGGCCACGCGCCGACGCCACCGCTGCCCGGCAATTGGCGGCCTATAGCGACGACGTTGCCGGCGGATTGCTGGTCCGCGAAATCCTCCGATTCAATCGCTCGACGACCGTCGCGGATGTTATCGAAACCCTGTCTGAGAACGCCGACGAGTTTCGTGATTACGATGTGCAGTACGCCTATTTGACCGATGAAAATGAACGGCTCGTGGGTGTGGTGCCGATGCGAAATCTCCTATTCGCACGCCGGACAGAGCCGGTTGCCGATATCATGATCTCGGACCCATTGTCGCTGCTGGATTCCACTCCACTGGACGACTTGATCGAATTCTTCGACACCCACCATTTTCTTGGCGTGCCGATCGTTGACACCGAGGGTCGGTTGCTCGGCGTCGTCCACCGCAACGCGGTCGACTACGAAGCAACTCGGGCAGCTGAAAACGATTTTCTTAAAAGCCAAGGGATCATTGGCGGCGAAGAACTTCGCACCATGCCATTGATGCAGCGGGCCCGCCGTCGCCTAAGTTGGCTAAGTATCAACATCGTGCTCAATGTGGGTGCCGCAGGTGTCATCGCGATCTACCAAGACACCCTCGCACAGGTGATTGCGCTCGCCGTGTTTTTGCCGATCATCAGCGACATGAGCGGGTGCAGCGGCAATCAAGCTGTCGCCGTCAGCATGCGCGAACTGTCTTTAGGTCTGGTGCGACCGACGGAGATGATGCGAGTTTGGATGAAGGAAGCCGCCGTGGGGCTGGTTAACGGCGCCGCCCTAGGGCTGCTTGTTGCAATTGTGGCGATCATCTGGGACGGCAATCCGTACCTGGGCCTGGTGGTAGGCGTATCGCTGTTTTTCAATACCCTCATCGCCGTTTCAATTGGCGGAACGGTGCCGCTGCTACTGAAACGTCTCGGTTTCGACCCCGCCGTCGCCAGTGGTCCGTTGCTGACCACGGTGACCGACATGTGCGGTTTTTTCTTGGTCCTCGGACTGGCGACGCTCATGCTCGATCGGCTCATTTTATGA